The following proteins are encoded in a genomic region of Drosophila miranda strain MSH22 chromosome 4, D.miranda_PacBio2.1, whole genome shotgun sequence:
- the LOC117188760 gene encoding retinal guanylyl cyclase 2-like isoform X2 produces the protein MIGLLPFFVILLVSSGIDSSKFHCVNNNDIISHDPKTNELEIGLQMTNRPLHQVITRIFFMFLKDVLGYRNVRIVPINTYDAWTTLDLVRRDNRHPNISMINLQAWMPYTFGALPGNVLDAGASITLGRFGWFVPISKGTKDMLPYESLHYEIFQHVNNTYYDLYIMEDSVLNELIQISSAQVYRNPNCDGYKCVTILAEFRNDSSFVEDQLNETAMMVNVLWIGEKFRETIDWLIRKYEQKFSDGSKRLIILHWTPSEIIFSQNTFQQITMPRCEDYTYLQRSGCKYELTPILKYYAKSLASDKQLMYALRYFNLSDKHLSNIRMDLKYYRKDLSISATEIYDKTACHWLLENKNYYNLWKESNQPITLLIGGIFPINITNRGHENVMNVAKHAASAINKDQTILPGYHLEILVNNGQCKSDMVMKSFIHYYSIPNMLGVLGPACSETVEPIAGISKHMNMMIMSYSAEGATLSNREAYPNFFRTIGSNWLFVDAYLDIMEQFKWSRVASLTENESNDNTSHMEKKLKLRNFTLIINRKLQPVVTPMEMKEHLHKLKEAHAKIIIADIVHVQNAAIVFCEAHKLGMTQQDDYIWFLPPWLPKDFQMWQRMVNSSCSASELRNAIEGHFSVRHSPFGNPEALMQEGKPIRAWLDEYRNQSGEPSNYAGFTYDAVWAYAIAAHKLLLKDQYAVNYLRNTEVVNRFRELIGQTNFEGLSGNVSFAQGELGGSRIIDLDILQWKNSSLAKVGKFKPSVNGKGASMHVCGGNLSLNLKNILWLKGVVPEDGRYDCRFSRLARTLRVNCDIAAMFFAIVLCLLAISIISFTSFWFWKKRYSRKMKRSAQIMKMFGIDLLSPSQNKTNTLDKWEIPKENVVVNRRLGEGAFGMVYGGEAQITSGQWTAVAVKTLKSGQSMEDRLDFLSEAEAMKKFDHKNIIKLLGVCLQNEPIYTIMEFMLYGDLKTYLLARRNMVKEKITDESDISAKRLTLYAMDVACGLAYLAEKKYVHRDIALRNCLVNAQRVVKIADFGMARPTFESDYYRFNRKGARKLFPVRWMPPETLALGLFTPASDIWSFGVVLYEVISFGSYPYQGLTNNQVLEYVKNGKTMHIPLGVKPQLEGLLKACWSQEASKRPTALEVVEYISNYPRLLTPALEVPATSIELPESQSDQIQECEELSNLNTSANTKPDTIFKPLCDTGSFTPITPDGYSIMSPLLMPQVS, from the exons ATGATTGGCCTTTTACCATTTTTCGTGATCCTTCTGGTGTCATCCGGAATAGATAGTTCTAAATTTCACTGCGTTAACAACAACG ATATTATTTCACATGACCCAAAAACAAATGAATTGGAAATTGGACTACAAATGACCAATCGACCTTTACACCAGGTGATCACGCGTATATTCTTCATGTTTTTAAAAGATGTGTTAGGTTACAGAAATGTTCGAATTGTTCCGATAAATACTTATGATGCCTGGACGACGTTGGATTTAGTTAG GCGAGATAATCGGCACCCAAATATCAGTATGATTAATTTACAAGCTTGGATGCCATATACTTTTGGTGCCTTACCTGGGAATGTTTTAGATGCGGGTGCCTCAATAACGCTTGGTCGGTTTGGCTGGTTTGTACCGATATCAAAAGGTACAAAGGACATGTTACCATACGAAAGCTTACATTACGAAATCTTTCAACATGTCAACAATACGTATTATGATCTCTATATAATGGAAGATAGCGTACTAAATGAACTTATACAAATTAGCAG CGCTCAGGTGTATAGAAATCCGAACTGCGATGGATACAAATGTGTAACAATATTAGCAGAGTTCAGAAACGATTCTAGTTTTGTTGAGGATCAGTTGAATGAAACTGCCATGATGGTTAATGTACTTTGGATTGGTGAAAAGTTTAGAGAGACAATTGACTGGCTTATCAGAAAGTACGAACAGAAATTTTCCGATGGATCCAAACGACTGATTATTTTGCATTGGACCCCATCCGAAATAATATTTTCCCAGAACACTTTTCAACAAATCACAATGCCAAGATGTGAAGATTATACGTACTTACAGCGCTCAGGTTGCAAATATGAGCTTACTCCAATTTTAAAATACTACGCTAAGAGTTTGGCATCTGACAAGCAACTTATGTATGCACTACGGTATTTTAATTTATCTGACAAACATTTGTCAAATATTAGAATGGATCTAAAGTATTATCGAAAGGATCTGAGTATTTCTGCTACTGAAATTTACGATAAAACTGCATGCCATTGGCTTTTGGAAAATAAAAACTATTACAATTTGTGGAAGGAAAGCAATCAACCTATTACTCTATTGATTGGTGGTATATTTCCAATTAATATAACTAATAGAGGACATGAAAATGTAATGAATGTAGCAAAACATGCGGCATCAGCAATTAATAAAGACCAAACAATACTGCCTGGCTATCATTTGGAAATCTTAGTAAACAATGGGCAATGCAAGTCGGATATGGTTATGAAGTCCTTTATACACTATTACAGTATTCCAAATATGCTGGGTGTTTTAGGACCGGCGTGTAGCGAAACTGTAGAACCAATAGCTGGTATTTCAAAACACATGAATATGATGATAATGTCTTATTCAGCAGAAGGTGCTACCTTAAGTAACCGCGAAGCCTATCCAAATTTTTTTCGTACAATTGGCTCAAATTGGTTGTTTGTTGATGCATATCTCGATATCATGGAGCAATTTAAATGGAGTCGTGTTGCATCTTTAACGGAAAATGAATCCAATGATAATACATCCCACATGGAGAAGAAATTAAAACTTCGAAATTTTACTCTTATTATTAATCGAAAGTTACAACCTGTTGTCACACCGATGGAAATGAAAGAG CATCTACATAAATTAAAAGAAGCTCATGCTAAAATTATAATTGCAGACATTGTACATGTACAAAATGCTGCAATCGTATTTTGTGAAGCGCACAAGTTAGGG ATGACCCAACAAGATGATTATATTTGGTTTCTCCCACCTTGGCTACCAAAAGATTTTCAAATGTGGCAAAGAATGGTTAACAGTAGCTGTTCTGCTAGTGAGCTGAGAAAT GCAATCGAAGGTCACTTTAGTGTAAGACACTCTCCATTTGGTAACCCTGAAGCACTAATGCAGGAAGGAAAGCCAATAAGGGCTTGGTTAGATGAATATAGAAACCAATCTGGAGAGCCTTCGAACTATGCCGGCTTTACATACGACGCTGTTTGGGCCTATGCGATTGCCGCACACAAATTGCTCCTTAAGGACCAATATGCTGTCAATTATTTAAGAAATACTGAGGTTGTAAATCGGTTCAGGGAATTAATTGGGCAAACTAATTTTGAAGGGTTGTCCGGTAATGTGTCCTTTGCCCAAGGAGAGCTTGGGGGATCCCGTATTATCGACTTGGACATTTTACAGTGGAAAAATTCTAGTCTTGCAAAAGTGGGAAAGTTCAAGCCTAGCGTAAATGGTAAGGGAGCCAGTATGCATGTTTGCGGAGGTAATTTATCGTTGaacttaaaaaatatattatgGTTAAAGGGTGTGGTGCCAGAGGATGGAAGATATGACTGCCGGTTCTCAAGATTAGCTCGTACATTGCGAGTGAACTGTGATATTGCTGCGATGTTTTTCGCGATAGTATTGTGTTTACTTGCAATATCTATAATATCATTTACGTCATTCTGGTTTTGGAAGAAACGCTATAGCCGGAAAATGAAACGATCGGCACAGATCATGAAAATGTTTGGGATAGACCTGCTATCTCCATCGCAGAATAAAACTAACACTTTAGATAAATGGGAAATTCCAAAGGAGAATGTTGTGGTTAACCGTCGGTTAGGAGAGGGTGCATTTGGAATGGTTTACGGTGGAGAAGCACAGATAACTTCTGGTCAGTGGACTGCTGTAGCAGTAAAAACGCTGAAGTCTGGGCAGTCTATGGAAGATCGATTGGACTTCTTGTCAGAAGCAGAGGCTATGAAGAAATTTGATCACAAAAACATTATAAAGCTATTAGGCGTTTGCTTGCAAAATGAACCAATATATACAATAATGGAGTTCATGTTATACGGCGATTTAAAAACTTATCTATTGGCTCGCAGGAATATGGTGAAAGAGAAGATTACAGATGAATCTGATATCTCAGCAAAGCGTCTTACGCTGTATGCTATGGATGTTGCATGTGGTCTTGCTTACTTGGCTGAAAAGAAGTACGTTCATCGTGATATCGCGCTTAGAAATTGCCTAGTTAATGCCCAGCGGGTTGTCAAAATAGCAGATTTTGGTATGGCTCGTCCAACGTTTGAGAGTGACTATTATAGGTTTAACAGAAAGGGGGCTCGTAAGCTTTTTCCTGTTCGTTGGATGCCACCAGAAACACTAGCCCTAGGATTGTTTACTCCAGCTTCTGATATATGGTCATTCGGTGTGGTACTCTATGAAGTAATTTCATTCGGTTCATATCCATACCAAGGTTTAACTAATAATCAGGTGCTTGAATATGTTAAGAATGGTAAAACGATGCATATACCGTTAGGTGTTAAGCCCCAACTAGAGGGTCTCTTAAAGGCATGCTGGAGCCAGGAAGCAAGCAAACGTCCTACTGCTTTGGAGGTTGTGGAGTACATTTCCAACTACCCTCGACTATTAACTCCTGCTCTTGAAGTCCCTGCCACTTCTATTGAATTGCCGGAAAGTCAATCTGATCAAATACAGGAATGTGAGGAATTGAGCAATTTAAACACTTCGGCCAATACTAAGCCCGATACAATATTCAAACCTCTTTGTGATACTGGTTCGTTTACACCCATAACCCCAGATGGATACAGTATAATGTCCCCACTCTTAATGCCCCAAGTGAGTTAA
- the LOC117188760 gene encoding uncharacterized protein LOC117188760 isoform X3: MIGLLPFFVILLVSSGIDSSKFHCVNNNDIISHDPKTNELEIGLQMTNRPLHQVITRIFFMFLKDVLGYRNVRIVPINTYDAWTTLDLVRRDNRHPNISMINLQAWMPYTFGALPGNVLDAGASITLGRFGWFVPISKGTKDMLPYESLHYEIFQHVNNTYYDLYIMEDSVLNELIQISRCIEIRTAMDTNV, encoded by the exons ATGATTGGCCTTTTACCATTTTTCGTGATCCTTCTGGTGTCATCCGGAATAGATAGTTCTAAATTTCACTGCGTTAACAACAACG ATATTATTTCACATGACCCAAAAACAAATGAATTGGAAATTGGACTACAAATGACCAATCGACCTTTACACCAGGTGATCACGCGTATATTCTTCATGTTTTTAAAAGATGTGTTAGGTTACAGAAATGTTCGAATTGTTCCGATAAATACTTATGATGCCTGGACGACGTTGGATTTAGTTAG GCGAGATAATCGGCACCCAAATATCAGTATGATTAATTTACAAGCTTGGATGCCATATACTTTTGGTGCCTTACCTGGGAATGTTTTAGATGCGGGTGCCTCAATAACGCTTGGTCGGTTTGGCTGGTTTGTACCGATATCAAAAGGTACAAAGGACATGTTACCATACGAAAGCTTACATTACGAAATCTTTCAACATGTCAACAATACGTATTATGATCTCTATATAATGGAAGATAGCGTACTAAATGAACTTATACAAATTAGCAG GTGTATAGAAATCCGAACTGCGATGGATACAAATGTGTAA
- the LOC117188760 gene encoding retinal guanylyl cyclase 2-like isoform X1, with amino-acid sequence MIGLLPFFVILLVSSGIDSSKFHCVNNNDIISHDPKTNELEIGLQMTNRPLHQVITRIFFMFLKDVLGYRNVRIVPINTYDAWTTLDLVRRDNRHPNISMINLQAWMPYTFGALPGNVLDAGASITLGRFGWFVPISKGTKDMLPYESLHYEIFQHVNNTYYDLYIMEDSVLNELIQISSAQVYRNPNCDGYKCVTILAEFRNDSSFVEDQLNETAMMVNVLWIGEKFRETIDWLIRKYEQKFSDGSKRLIILHWTPSEIIFSQNTFQQITMPRCEDYTYLQRSGCKYELTPILKYYAKSLASDKQLMYALRYFNLSDKHLSNIRMDLKYYRKDLSISATEIYDKTACHWLLENKNYYNLWKESNQPITLLIGGIFPINITNRGHENVMNVAKHAASAINKDQTILPGYHLEILVNNGQCKSDMVMKSFIHYYSIPNMLGVLGPACSETVEPIAGISKHMNMMIMSYSAEGATLSNREAYPNFFRTIGSNWLFVDAYLDIMEQFKWSRVASLTENESNDNTSHMEKKLKLRNFTLIINRKLQPVVTPMEMKEHLHKLKEAHAKIIIADIVHVQNAAIVFCEAHKLGMTQQDDYIWFLPPWLPKDFQMWQRMVNSSCSASELRNVIAIEGHFSVRHSPFGNPEALMQEGKPIRAWLDEYRNQSGEPSNYAGFTYDAVWAYAIAAHKLLLKDQYAVNYLRNTEVVNRFRELIGQTNFEGLSGNVSFAQGELGGSRIIDLDILQWKNSSLAKVGKFKPSVNGKGASMHVCGGNLSLNLKNILWLKGVVPEDGRYDCRFSRLARTLRVNCDIAAMFFAIVLCLLAISIISFTSFWFWKKRYSRKMKRSAQIMKMFGIDLLSPSQNKTNTLDKWEIPKENVVVNRRLGEGAFGMVYGGEAQITSGQWTAVAVKTLKSGQSMEDRLDFLSEAEAMKKFDHKNIIKLLGVCLQNEPIYTIMEFMLYGDLKTYLLARRNMVKEKITDESDISAKRLTLYAMDVACGLAYLAEKKYVHRDIALRNCLVNAQRVVKIADFGMARPTFESDYYRFNRKGARKLFPVRWMPPETLALGLFTPASDIWSFGVVLYEVISFGSYPYQGLTNNQVLEYVKNGKTMHIPLGVKPQLEGLLKACWSQEASKRPTALEVVEYISNYPRLLTPALEVPATSIELPESQSDQIQECEELSNLNTSANTKPDTIFKPLCDTGSFTPITPDGYSIMSPLLMPQVS; translated from the exons ATGATTGGCCTTTTACCATTTTTCGTGATCCTTCTGGTGTCATCCGGAATAGATAGTTCTAAATTTCACTGCGTTAACAACAACG ATATTATTTCACATGACCCAAAAACAAATGAATTGGAAATTGGACTACAAATGACCAATCGACCTTTACACCAGGTGATCACGCGTATATTCTTCATGTTTTTAAAAGATGTGTTAGGTTACAGAAATGTTCGAATTGTTCCGATAAATACTTATGATGCCTGGACGACGTTGGATTTAGTTAG GCGAGATAATCGGCACCCAAATATCAGTATGATTAATTTACAAGCTTGGATGCCATATACTTTTGGTGCCTTACCTGGGAATGTTTTAGATGCGGGTGCCTCAATAACGCTTGGTCGGTTTGGCTGGTTTGTACCGATATCAAAAGGTACAAAGGACATGTTACCATACGAAAGCTTACATTACGAAATCTTTCAACATGTCAACAATACGTATTATGATCTCTATATAATGGAAGATAGCGTACTAAATGAACTTATACAAATTAGCAG CGCTCAGGTGTATAGAAATCCGAACTGCGATGGATACAAATGTGTAACAATATTAGCAGAGTTCAGAAACGATTCTAGTTTTGTTGAGGATCAGTTGAATGAAACTGCCATGATGGTTAATGTACTTTGGATTGGTGAAAAGTTTAGAGAGACAATTGACTGGCTTATCAGAAAGTACGAACAGAAATTTTCCGATGGATCCAAACGACTGATTATTTTGCATTGGACCCCATCCGAAATAATATTTTCCCAGAACACTTTTCAACAAATCACAATGCCAAGATGTGAAGATTATACGTACTTACAGCGCTCAGGTTGCAAATATGAGCTTACTCCAATTTTAAAATACTACGCTAAGAGTTTGGCATCTGACAAGCAACTTATGTATGCACTACGGTATTTTAATTTATCTGACAAACATTTGTCAAATATTAGAATGGATCTAAAGTATTATCGAAAGGATCTGAGTATTTCTGCTACTGAAATTTACGATAAAACTGCATGCCATTGGCTTTTGGAAAATAAAAACTATTACAATTTGTGGAAGGAAAGCAATCAACCTATTACTCTATTGATTGGTGGTATATTTCCAATTAATATAACTAATAGAGGACATGAAAATGTAATGAATGTAGCAAAACATGCGGCATCAGCAATTAATAAAGACCAAACAATACTGCCTGGCTATCATTTGGAAATCTTAGTAAACAATGGGCAATGCAAGTCGGATATGGTTATGAAGTCCTTTATACACTATTACAGTATTCCAAATATGCTGGGTGTTTTAGGACCGGCGTGTAGCGAAACTGTAGAACCAATAGCTGGTATTTCAAAACACATGAATATGATGATAATGTCTTATTCAGCAGAAGGTGCTACCTTAAGTAACCGCGAAGCCTATCCAAATTTTTTTCGTACAATTGGCTCAAATTGGTTGTTTGTTGATGCATATCTCGATATCATGGAGCAATTTAAATGGAGTCGTGTTGCATCTTTAACGGAAAATGAATCCAATGATAATACATCCCACATGGAGAAGAAATTAAAACTTCGAAATTTTACTCTTATTATTAATCGAAAGTTACAACCTGTTGTCACACCGATGGAAATGAAAGAG CATCTACATAAATTAAAAGAAGCTCATGCTAAAATTATAATTGCAGACATTGTACATGTACAAAATGCTGCAATCGTATTTTGTGAAGCGCACAAGTTAGGG ATGACCCAACAAGATGATTATATTTGGTTTCTCCCACCTTGGCTACCAAAAGATTTTCAAATGTGGCAAAGAATGGTTAACAGTAGCTGTTCTGCTAGTGAGCTGAGAAATGTAATT GCAATCGAAGGTCACTTTAGTGTAAGACACTCTCCATTTGGTAACCCTGAAGCACTAATGCAGGAAGGAAAGCCAATAAGGGCTTGGTTAGATGAATATAGAAACCAATCTGGAGAGCCTTCGAACTATGCCGGCTTTACATACGACGCTGTTTGGGCCTATGCGATTGCCGCACACAAATTGCTCCTTAAGGACCAATATGCTGTCAATTATTTAAGAAATACTGAGGTTGTAAATCGGTTCAGGGAATTAATTGGGCAAACTAATTTTGAAGGGTTGTCCGGTAATGTGTCCTTTGCCCAAGGAGAGCTTGGGGGATCCCGTATTATCGACTTGGACATTTTACAGTGGAAAAATTCTAGTCTTGCAAAAGTGGGAAAGTTCAAGCCTAGCGTAAATGGTAAGGGAGCCAGTATGCATGTTTGCGGAGGTAATTTATCGTTGaacttaaaaaatatattatgGTTAAAGGGTGTGGTGCCAGAGGATGGAAGATATGACTGCCGGTTCTCAAGATTAGCTCGTACATTGCGAGTGAACTGTGATATTGCTGCGATGTTTTTCGCGATAGTATTGTGTTTACTTGCAATATCTATAATATCATTTACGTCATTCTGGTTTTGGAAGAAACGCTATAGCCGGAAAATGAAACGATCGGCACAGATCATGAAAATGTTTGGGATAGACCTGCTATCTCCATCGCAGAATAAAACTAACACTTTAGATAAATGGGAAATTCCAAAGGAGAATGTTGTGGTTAACCGTCGGTTAGGAGAGGGTGCATTTGGAATGGTTTACGGTGGAGAAGCACAGATAACTTCTGGTCAGTGGACTGCTGTAGCAGTAAAAACGCTGAAGTCTGGGCAGTCTATGGAAGATCGATTGGACTTCTTGTCAGAAGCAGAGGCTATGAAGAAATTTGATCACAAAAACATTATAAAGCTATTAGGCGTTTGCTTGCAAAATGAACCAATATATACAATAATGGAGTTCATGTTATACGGCGATTTAAAAACTTATCTATTGGCTCGCAGGAATATGGTGAAAGAGAAGATTACAGATGAATCTGATATCTCAGCAAAGCGTCTTACGCTGTATGCTATGGATGTTGCATGTGGTCTTGCTTACTTGGCTGAAAAGAAGTACGTTCATCGTGATATCGCGCTTAGAAATTGCCTAGTTAATGCCCAGCGGGTTGTCAAAATAGCAGATTTTGGTATGGCTCGTCCAACGTTTGAGAGTGACTATTATAGGTTTAACAGAAAGGGGGCTCGTAAGCTTTTTCCTGTTCGTTGGATGCCACCAGAAACACTAGCCCTAGGATTGTTTACTCCAGCTTCTGATATATGGTCATTCGGTGTGGTACTCTATGAAGTAATTTCATTCGGTTCATATCCATACCAAGGTTTAACTAATAATCAGGTGCTTGAATATGTTAAGAATGGTAAAACGATGCATATACCGTTAGGTGTTAAGCCCCAACTAGAGGGTCTCTTAAAGGCATGCTGGAGCCAGGAAGCAAGCAAACGTCCTACTGCTTTGGAGGTTGTGGAGTACATTTCCAACTACCCTCGACTATTAACTCCTGCTCTTGAAGTCCCTGCCACTTCTATTGAATTGCCGGAAAGTCAATCTGATCAAATACAGGAATGTGAGGAATTGAGCAATTTAAACACTTCGGCCAATACTAAGCCCGATACAATATTCAAACCTCTTTGTGATACTGGTTCGTTTACACCCATAACCCCAGATGGATACAGTATAATGTCCCCACTCTTAATGCCCCAAGTGAGTTAA